Proteins encoded together in one Salinibacter grassmerensis window:
- a CDS encoding superoxide dismutase encodes MAFDLPDLPYDYDALEPHIDKQTMRIHHDKHHAGYTRKLNNALEGHDDLQEHSVEELLAGLDTLPTDVQTPVRQNGGGFYNHRLFWNTMSPDGGGTPGGDLADAIHDAFGSYEDFKDAFADAATGQFGSGWGWLVAQPNGDVTVTSTPNQDNPLLDGHTPILGIDVWEHSYYLNYQNERGTYVDEWWNVVDWDTVGENYDEIVAA; translated from the coding sequence ATGGCTTTTGACCTCCCTGACCTGCCGTATGACTACGACGCCCTGGAGCCGCACATTGACAAGCAGACGATGCGGATCCACCACGACAAGCACCATGCCGGCTACACGCGAAAGCTGAACAACGCGCTGGAGGGGCACGACGACCTCCAAGAGCACTCGGTTGAAGAGCTTCTTGCTGGTCTCGACACGCTTCCGACGGACGTGCAGACGCCGGTGCGCCAGAATGGGGGTGGCTTTTACAACCACCGTCTCTTCTGGAATACCATGTCCCCGGACGGCGGCGGCACGCCCGGTGGAGACCTGGCGGACGCCATCCACGATGCCTTTGGCTCCTACGAGGACTTCAAGGACGCCTTTGCCGACGCCGCGACCGGGCAGTTTGGCAGCGGCTGGGGATGGCTCGTGGCGCAGCCCAACGGCGACGTTACCGTGACCAGCACACCCAACCAGGACAACCCGCTGCTGGACGGGCACACGCCCATCCTCGGGATTGACGTGTGGGAGCACTCCTACTACCTCAACTATCAGAACGAGCGCGGCACCTACGTGGACGAGTGGTGGAACGTCGTCGACTGGGACACCGTCGGCGAGAACTACGACGAGATTGTGGCGGCGTAG
- a CDS encoding cold-shock protein yields the protein MAERETGTVKWFSNEKGYGFIVAEDRDEDLFVHYSEIDTEGFKSLEEDDRVEFTVGHTDKGPNAQDVVVIG from the coding sequence ATGGCAGAGCGCGAAACGGGAACCGTCAAGTGGTTCAGCAACGAGAAAGGCTACGGGTTCATCGTCGCTGAGGACCGGGACGAGGATCTGTTCGTCCACTACAGCGAGATTGACACGGAGGGCTTCAAGAGTCTTGAGGAAGACGACCGGGTCGAATTTACAGTCGGGCACACGGACAAGGGGCCCAACGCCCAGGACGTCGTGGTCATCGGATAA
- a CDS encoding DUF5103 domain-containing protein gives MALGLTAGCKSAEETEQAESTPASPAVQPELASPSASVRTIQLYQGDDEQSLPVTSMTGGDGLTLEFDLLTEEGRPLSIYFQHADRTWRRDLSPGQTLESFQDDRLVDYRPSRGTKVSYVHYQYRFPNDDIRFRISGNYVLRVTERGRRDSVLFEQPFFVTEAEGGLQLDAEGLPVPGQRQPSLRPRARFAPPSAIRGDPFGHAVCFVRNGRLADTRCEDRPLLARQPNLEFELGRDRAYAPATAEYGLDLSTLRSTAQIARVERTPSPIRVFLDPDYARFTEASRGPSLNGQTVVRSALSAQADPSITAEYVETTFAFVPSGETPYRRPLTVAGSFSGMDPARGIQMDWNERRGRYEGRVLLKQGRHQYFYSTSDPSLAQEVRRTQPRRASTYTAFVYYRDAQYNTDRLLRVGGLRP, from the coding sequence GTGGCGCTTGGTCTGACTGCTGGGTGCAAGTCGGCGGAGGAGACGGAACAGGCGGAGTCCACTCCGGCCTCGCCGGCGGTCCAACCGGAGTTGGCCTCGCCGTCTGCCTCGGTCCGCACGATTCAGCTGTACCAGGGGGACGACGAGCAGAGCCTGCCGGTTACGTCGATGACAGGGGGCGACGGCCTGACGCTGGAGTTCGATCTGCTGACGGAAGAAGGACGCCCACTCTCAATCTATTTCCAGCACGCCGACCGAACGTGGCGCCGCGATCTCTCGCCGGGACAGACCCTGGAATCGTTTCAGGACGATCGCCTCGTGGATTATCGTCCGTCCCGGGGGACGAAGGTGTCGTACGTGCACTACCAGTACCGCTTCCCCAACGACGACATTCGGTTCCGGATCAGCGGCAACTACGTTCTGCGGGTGACCGAGCGGGGCCGCCGGGACTCGGTTCTCTTCGAGCAGCCGTTCTTCGTGACGGAGGCGGAAGGGGGGCTCCAGTTGGACGCCGAGGGGCTTCCGGTGCCGGGGCAGCGACAGCCGTCCCTCCGCCCGCGTGCCCGTTTCGCCCCGCCGTCCGCGATTCGAGGCGACCCGTTCGGACACGCCGTGTGCTTCGTCCGGAACGGTCGTCTCGCGGACACCCGCTGCGAAGACCGTCCGCTGCTGGCGCGGCAGCCCAACCTGGAATTTGAACTGGGGCGGGATCGGGCCTACGCCCCCGCGACGGCGGAGTACGGACTCGACCTCAGCACGCTCCGGTCTACCGCCCAGATTGCCCGGGTCGAACGCACCCCGTCGCCCATTCGGGTCTTTCTGGACCCCGACTACGCCCGCTTCACGGAAGCATCGCGAGGACCGAGCCTGAACGGGCAGACGGTCGTTCGAAGTGCCCTCTCGGCCCAGGCAGATCCGAGCATTACCGCCGAGTACGTGGAGACAACCTTTGCCTTTGTGCCGTCTGGCGAGACGCCCTACAGACGGCCCCTAACCGTGGCCGGAAGTTTTAGCGGAATGGACCCGGCCCGGGGCATCCAAATGGACTGGAACGAGCGGCGGGGCCGGTACGAGGGACGTGTTCTCCTGAAGCAGGGCCGCCACCAGTATTTCTACTCGACATCGGACCCGAGCCTTGCGCAGGAGGTTCGCCGAACGCAACCCCGACGGGCCAGTACCTACACGGCGTTTGTCTATTACCGAGACGCCCAGTACAACACCGACCGCCTGCTTCGGGTGGGGGGGCTTCGGCCTTGA
- a CDS encoding type 1 glutamine amidotransferase domain-containing protein produces the protein MSTSLNTHRVAVLVDKSFEDLEFWVPTMRLREEGAEVVVAGREADTTVTGKHGLTATTDAAARTLDPDNLDGVVVPGGWAPDKLRRDEGVQDLVREMDAQQKIVAQICHAGLVGISAGIVDGRQATGSTGIKDDLLNAGATWVDEAAFQEEHLVWGRVVKDIPAFCRTLVQALQDA, from the coding sequence ATGTCCACGTCTCTGAACACCCATCGCGTCGCGGTCCTCGTCGACAAGTCGTTCGAGGATCTTGAGTTCTGGGTCCCGACCATGCGGCTCCGGGAGGAGGGCGCCGAGGTCGTGGTCGCCGGGCGCGAGGCCGACACCACCGTCACCGGCAAGCACGGCCTCACGGCCACCACCGATGCAGCCGCCCGGACGCTTGACCCCGACAACCTGGACGGCGTCGTCGTCCCGGGCGGCTGGGCCCCCGACAAGCTCCGCCGCGACGAGGGGGTGCAGGACCTGGTGCGCGAGATGGATGCCCAGCAGAAGATCGTCGCCCAGATTTGTCACGCCGGACTCGTGGGCATCTCCGCAGGCATCGTGGACGGCCGTCAGGCCACTGGAAGTACAGGCATTAAGGACGACCTTCTGAATGCGGGCGCGACATGGGTCGACGAGGCCGCCTTTCAGGAGGAGCACCTCGTCTGGGGACGCGTCGTGAAAGACATTCCGGCCTTCTGCCGGACCCTCGTTCAGGCCCTTCAGGACGCGTAG
- a CDS encoding ABC transporter permease, whose product MLRNDLTTAIRAFRRHLGYSVINVVGLAIGIAACLLIALFVRHELSYDDFHEDTDRIHRLVSDWGDTAMPASTWPTISAIQEKNPSLELAPFFEARAVVHRDTKQFNEDPVFVARPSFFEVFTFPTRRGTANEAFGRPYTAVLTPTMADTYFGNENPVGKTLRMTGLNGGDRTVEVTVAGVLDPIPETSHFHPRIIVSWATMDAAFNFTEAQREGSGGGFRAYLKVPDGIAPDSLAATFTEQAKARRGDDWRGATLRLQPLTDIHLYSDLSLEIEPNGSAAYVALFAAIALFILLLAGMNVVNLSTARALDRAQEIGVRKTIGATQSQLIRQFLAEAAVLVGSAVVLALGLAAATRPLFRSLTGMSLPFATFADPYTVLTLGGIALVTALGAGSYPAFVLSRFDPARVLGGGPGVHRARGAGASVLRRGLVVFQFATAVVLVAGTIAAYWQLDYLQDADLGFDTEQVVTIPQPPAADAPSVSHTFRRDVAQKPGVTAVSEGSEPMPGDLQASVGAAFSGLGIAPEKRHKLRLVTVGDRFFETLGVAPVAGRTFERGRPADSSGVVLNRAAAERLLTDLPSDQRTLEAALERPLDVSVGFLGRNLEVIGIVDNVHLATLHRRVESMAFFLTPILQDTYYLRVDLDETDSRLAGVEEVWQRYFPNAPFAYEFADQSFAAAYRSDQRFATLLGIFAVLAVLVAGLGLFGLAAFAARQRRHEIGVRKAVGASAGQIVGLISKDFLRLVGGAIAVAVPVAYVGLTQWLDTFAYHFDLGPGVFLWAGAGALLVALLTVSAQALRAARIDPATVLRNE is encoded by the coding sequence ATGCTTCGAAACGACCTCACGACCGCGATTCGTGCCTTCCGCCGCCATCTCGGCTACAGCGTCATCAACGTGGTGGGGCTGGCCATCGGAATCGCGGCGTGCCTGCTTATTGCCCTCTTCGTCCGGCACGAACTCTCATACGACGACTTCCACGAGGATACGGATCGCATCCATCGGCTGGTGAGCGACTGGGGCGATACGGCAATGCCCGCCAGCACCTGGCCCACGATCAGCGCGATTCAGGAGAAGAATCCCTCCCTTGAACTGGCGCCCTTCTTCGAGGCGCGTGCGGTCGTTCACCGGGACACGAAGCAGTTCAACGAAGACCCGGTGTTCGTGGCCCGTCCCTCCTTCTTCGAGGTCTTTACCTTTCCTACACGGCGCGGCACGGCCAACGAGGCCTTCGGCCGCCCCTACACGGCCGTCCTCACGCCCACAATGGCGGACACGTACTTCGGGAACGAAAATCCGGTGGGCAAGACCCTGCGGATGACGGGCCTTAACGGCGGGGATCGCACGGTGGAGGTTACGGTTGCGGGGGTCCTCGATCCGATTCCCGAGACCTCTCACTTCCACCCCCGGATCATCGTCTCCTGGGCAACGATGGACGCGGCGTTCAACTTCACCGAGGCACAGCGTGAAGGCTCCGGCGGGGGCTTTCGGGCGTACCTGAAGGTGCCGGACGGGATCGCCCCGGACTCGCTCGCGGCGACGTTTACCGAGCAGGCCAAGGCCCGAAGGGGAGACGACTGGAGAGGGGCCACACTCCGGCTCCAACCCCTGACAGACATTCATCTGTATTCGGATCTCAGTCTCGAGATCGAGCCGAACGGATCGGCCGCGTACGTTGCCCTCTTCGCCGCCATTGCACTCTTCATTCTCCTCCTGGCGGGCATGAACGTCGTCAATCTGTCCACGGCCCGCGCGCTCGACCGGGCCCAAGAGATTGGCGTTCGCAAGACAATTGGGGCCACCCAGTCGCAGCTCATCCGACAGTTCCTCGCGGAAGCGGCTGTTCTCGTCGGAAGTGCGGTCGTGCTGGCCCTGGGCCTTGCAGCGGCCACCCGTCCGCTCTTCCGGAGCCTGACCGGGATGTCGCTCCCGTTCGCCACCTTCGCGGACCCCTACACGGTGCTCACCCTTGGCGGCATCGCCCTCGTCACGGCACTCGGCGCCGGAAGTTACCCGGCGTTCGTGTTGAGCCGGTTCGATCCGGCCCGGGTCCTGGGCGGCGGCCCCGGCGTGCACCGGGCACGTGGAGCAGGCGCATCGGTTCTGCGACGCGGTCTCGTCGTGTTTCAGTTTGCCACGGCGGTGGTGCTCGTCGCAGGCACCATCGCGGCGTACTGGCAGCTTGACTACCTGCAGGACGCAGACCTCGGATTCGATACAGAACAGGTGGTCACGATCCCCCAACCGCCGGCGGCGGATGCTCCGTCGGTCTCGCACACCTTCCGACGAGACGTGGCTCAGAAACCGGGCGTAACGGCGGTCTCGGAGGGGTCGGAGCCAATGCCCGGTGATCTGCAGGCGAGCGTCGGGGCCGCATTCTCCGGCCTCGGCATCGCCCCGGAGAAGCGCCATAAGCTCCGCCTCGTGACCGTGGGCGACCGCTTCTTCGAAACGCTCGGGGTTGCACCCGTTGCGGGTCGCACGTTCGAGCGGGGCCGGCCCGCCGACTCGTCCGGGGTCGTCCTCAACCGGGCAGCGGCCGAGCGCCTCCTCACCGATCTTCCGTCCGACCAGCGCACCCTGGAGGCAGCACTGGAGCGCCCGCTCGACGTGAGCGTGGGCTTTTTGGGGCGCAACCTGGAGGTGATTGGCATCGTCGACAACGTCCACCTCGCCACCCTCCACCGGCGCGTTGAGTCGATGGCGTTTTTCCTGACCCCCATCCTCCAGGACACATACTACCTTCGCGTCGATCTGGACGAGACCGACTCCCGACTCGCTGGGGTCGAGGAGGTCTGGCAGCGGTACTTTCCGAATGCCCCCTTCGCCTACGAGTTTGCCGACCAGTCCTTTGCTGCTGCCTATCGGTCCGACCAGCGGTTCGCCACGCTTCTGGGCATTTTTGCCGTCCTCGCCGTGCTTGTTGCCGGTCTGGGCCTCTTCGGACTGGCCGCCTTTGCGGCCCGACAGCGACGTCACGAGATTGGCGTCCGGAAGGCCGTCGGTGCCTCAGCGGGACAAATTGTGGGATTGATTTCCAAAGACTTCCTGCGCCTGGTGGGGGGAGCCATCGCGGTGGCGGTCCCGGTGGCGTACGTGGGCCTCACCCAATGGCTTGATACGTTCGCCTACCACTTTGATCTCGGCCCCGGTGTGTTTCTCTGGGCCGGCGCAGGGGCGCTCCTCGTAGCCCTCCTCACGGTGAGCGCACAGGCCCTCCGCGCCGCCCGCATCGATCCCGCGACGGTTCTTCGCAACGAGTAG
- a CDS encoding FtsX-like permease family protein yields the protein MVRSYLKTAVRTLWKHRGSTAINGIGLAVSLAVALLVLLFMRQQWRVDRFHSESEKIHRVTTLDQSDGSRYATAPRPLPTALRESVAGLDAVASVNKDDDSFIVHDNKSLTAETIRTTDSFWEIFDGFRFRAGTQSGALSRPRTAVVTLETARQLFGVSNPVGESFRHEGEEKHTVVGVLSPSDAPSHVNADVYLSTGDESATASTPDAWKQTYTQNTYVRLGDDTMPSTLQAAATTLFENRTRSEVASNLQLLVQSLDDMRFSPTLANEISGLLILPGWIFGLMGGLAVVALLAAIFNYVNLSVARSLRRAREVGVRKTLGAQRTQLVAQFLTESVVTALLASGVAVLLLAGLVPLFNDLYLFSLLDLPPLELEGLLTPGGVGVTVGIAVLVGLLSGAYPAFVLATYRPAQVLGKQGDAATGSGTGWLRSTLIATQVAFTLILIVTAATMLRQTQSMAAADHQLRTEQLISLELQDVSYERFRSAAQELPNVETVSGINNLMLGPSSYDSHPLRSDRIDSAIEPVAYAVDTTYVRDMNLPLRASLTDWDEQFASGESLILNRAAVQALGFDGPREILGTAVTQGDPSQATTSRTVVGVVDNFDFTGAGDIYGNMGRARTDPLMLRADADQYAHALVRARTSDMAGVQSDLKQLWRERIDTAYPFESRFYDDVLRMRYGPLGDLASAVGGVAVLAILIALLGLLSLAAYHVRTRTKEIGVRKALGASVLDVVAHLSRPFALLVAGAAVVAVPVAWVLNRWWLQLMADPVGVRAGVVLVCVLGLVGVALLTIATQTLRAARIDPARTLRDE from the coding sequence ATGGTTCGCAGCTACCTCAAAACGGCCGTTCGCACCCTCTGGAAGCACCGGGGCTCTACGGCCATTAACGGCATCGGACTGGCCGTCAGTCTCGCCGTGGCCCTGCTCGTACTCCTGTTCATGCGCCAGCAATGGCGGGTAGATCGCTTCCATTCAGAAAGCGAGAAGATCCACCGGGTGACGACGCTCGACCAGAGCGACGGCTCGCGCTACGCCACGGCCCCGAGGCCGCTTCCGACCGCCCTGCGAGAGTCGGTCGCGGGCCTTGACGCCGTCGCCTCCGTCAACAAGGACGATGATAGCTTCATCGTCCACGACAACAAAAGCCTAACCGCCGAGACCATACGGACTACCGATTCATTCTGGGAAATCTTCGACGGCTTCCGGTTCCGGGCGGGAACGCAGAGCGGCGCGCTGTCGCGGCCCCGTACGGCTGTGGTGACGCTGGAGACGGCGCGGCAGCTGTTTGGCGTCTCAAACCCAGTAGGCGAATCTTTCCGGCACGAAGGAGAGGAAAAGCACACCGTCGTCGGGGTCCTTTCCCCCTCCGACGCTCCCTCCCACGTGAATGCCGACGTATACCTCTCTACCGGCGACGAGTCCGCCACGGCCTCCACCCCGGACGCCTGGAAGCAGACCTACACCCAAAACACGTACGTCCGGCTCGGCGACGACACAATGCCGTCTACCCTCCAGGCCGCGGCCACAACTCTGTTTGAGAATCGGACCCGGTCGGAGGTGGCGTCCAATCTCCAACTTCTGGTACAGTCGCTGGACGACATGCGGTTCAGCCCGACCCTCGCAAACGAGATCTCGGGCCTTCTAATACTGCCCGGATGGATTTTTGGGCTGATGGGGGGACTGGCAGTCGTCGCGCTCCTCGCCGCTATCTTCAACTACGTGAACTTGTCGGTGGCCCGGTCGCTACGGCGAGCCCGGGAGGTGGGCGTCCGGAAGACACTGGGCGCGCAGCGCACCCAACTCGTTGCGCAGTTCTTGACGGAGTCGGTGGTCACGGCCCTGCTCGCATCCGGGGTCGCCGTATTGCTGCTGGCGGGGCTCGTGCCCCTCTTCAACGACCTCTATCTCTTCAGTCTGCTCGACCTTCCCCCACTAGAGCTAGAGGGGCTGTTGACGCCGGGCGGGGTCGGGGTGACGGTCGGCATTGCGGTGCTCGTGGGCCTTTTGTCGGGGGCCTACCCGGCGTTTGTGCTGGCCACGTACCGTCCGGCGCAGGTGCTGGGCAAGCAGGGCGACGCCGCCACCGGAAGTGGTACGGGATGGCTCCGGAGCACCCTCATCGCCACTCAGGTCGCGTTTACGCTCATCCTCATCGTTACGGCCGCGACGATGCTGCGCCAGACCCAATCGATGGCTGCGGCCGATCATCAGTTGCGAACGGAGCAGCTGATCAGCCTGGAGCTCCAGGACGTGTCGTACGAGCGCTTTCGGTCGGCTGCCCAGGAGCTCCCGAATGTCGAGACGGTGTCGGGGATCAACAACTTGATGCTCGGACCCAGCAGCTACGACTCTCATCCCCTCCGCTCCGACCGAATCGACTCCGCAATCGAGCCGGTGGCCTACGCCGTCGATACGACGTACGTCCGGGACATGAACCTGCCGCTCCGGGCCTCACTGACTGACTGGGACGAGCAGTTTGCGTCCGGGGAGTCCCTCATTCTCAACCGGGCCGCCGTCCAGGCCCTCGGCTTCGACGGCCCCCGCGAAATTTTGGGCACTGCGGTGACCCAGGGCGACCCGTCGCAGGCAACCACGTCCCGCACGGTGGTGGGCGTCGTCGACAACTTCGATTTCACGGGGGCGGGAGACATCTACGGAAATATGGGGCGCGCCCGGACCGATCCTCTGATGCTGCGCGCCGACGCCGACCAGTACGCTCACGCCCTGGTGCGCGCCCGAACGAGCGATATGGCCGGCGTCCAAAGTGATTTAAAGCAACTGTGGCGGGAGCGAATCGACACGGCTTATCCCTTTGAGAGCCGCTTTTACGACGACGTGCTCCGCATGCGGTACGGGCCCCTCGGCGACCTCGCGTCGGCTGTTGGGGGCGTCGCCGTCCTCGCGATCCTCATCGCCCTCCTCGGGCTACTGAGCCTTGCCGCCTACCACGTCCGGACGCGGACCAAGGAAATTGGGGTTCGGAAGGCCCTCGGGGCGAGCGTTCTCGATGTTGTGGCCCATCTGTCGCGCCCGTTTGCGCTGCTCGTGGCCGGCGCCGCCGTGGTTGCCGTCCCGGTGGCGTGGGTCCTGAACCGATGGTGGCTCCAGTTGATGGCGGATCCGGTCGGCGTACGCGCCGGGGTCGTCCTGGTCTGTGTCCTTGGGCTCGTGGGTGTTGCCCTGCTTACCATTGCGACCCAGACCCTCCGCGCCGCCCGCATCGACCCGGCTCGAACACTGCGGGATGAATAG
- a CDS encoding pentapeptide repeat-containing protein: protein MPPQKSSSWNDWFSRSIVEETIAPLRAERPVLLSLLVFLVGAGIVIPLSLEYWLNEPEFLLNIFAEAHGMLLDLLLFGCLLLWFDRKAERRRRIEKYTNAINDLLGWEHEMATYRIVGNVRRLNREETPPETLKNAYLRGADLKDADLSETSVHGADLADADLQNADLSDAYLGAADLSGANLRNVNLSGAHFGVFAGVVASEEDEQETMLSGADLRGADLRGIRNATADTFAEVETLFKARLDPDLEAEIEANHPGLLEPQVEGHRG from the coding sequence ATGCCGCCCCAAAAGTCCTCTTCCTGGAACGACTGGTTCTCCCGAAGCATCGTCGAGGAAACGATTGCGCCCCTCCGAGCGGAGCGCCCTGTGCTGTTGTCGCTTCTTGTATTCCTGGTGGGAGCGGGGATCGTGATTCCCCTGTCGCTGGAGTATTGGCTCAACGAGCCCGAGTTTCTCCTCAATATCTTTGCCGAGGCGCACGGCATGCTACTGGACCTCCTGCTGTTCGGCTGTCTCTTGTTGTGGTTTGACCGGAAGGCCGAACGGAGGCGCCGGATCGAGAAGTACACCAACGCCATCAACGATCTTCTCGGCTGGGAGCACGAGATGGCGACGTACCGCATCGTGGGAAACGTCCGGCGACTGAACCGGGAAGAGACCCCTCCGGAGACGTTGAAGAATGCCTATCTACGCGGGGCGGACCTGAAGGACGCCGATCTTTCGGAAACGTCGGTGCACGGGGCCGACCTGGCCGACGCCGATCTCCAGAATGCGGACCTATCAGACGCGTACCTGGGAGCCGCGGATCTTTCTGGGGCGAATCTTCGGAACGTCAACCTCTCCGGGGCCCACTTCGGCGTGTTTGCGGGCGTGGTGGCGTCGGAGGAGGACGAGCAGGAGACGATGCTCTCCGGGGCCGACCTTCGAGGGGCGGATCTTCGAGGCATCCGGAACGCCACCGCCGACACCTTCGCAGAGGTAGAGACTCTCTTCAAGGCCCGCCTGGATCCCGACCTGGAGGCGGAAATCGAGGCGAACCATCCGGGGCTGCTGGAGCCACAGGTCGAAGGACATCGGGGATGA
- a CDS encoding saccharopine dehydrogenase family protein, translated as MSALIYGAYGYTGRLIAQAAVEQGLQPVLAGRDADRLTELGTALDLPTQTVSLSEPERLRTALDDVSVALHCAGPFVHTAPPMVGACLDTGTHYLDLTGEVDVFQMLAERDADAEAAGCMLLPGIGFDVVPSDCLSQFVAAHTPDADILEVALYAEGTVSQGTLKTLIEQMGRGGVVRREGRLHDVPPGWTSRNVDFGDRRRGVTSIPEGSVVTSGVSTDVPNVTAYIAVPLLVQSLLRASQHVQGILTWPPLKRLLKRLVEQGRAGPTAEERQQGRTVVWASARDPDGNATTARLHGPEAYTFTARSAVAALRRVLDGTAPSGYQTPSTAFGADFALAVDETSRQIVGGPSGA; from the coding sequence ATGTCTGCACTCATCTACGGCGCCTACGGCTACACGGGACGACTGATCGCCCAGGCGGCGGTCGAACAGGGGCTCCAGCCCGTACTGGCGGGTCGGGACGCCGATCGACTCACGGAGCTGGGGACGGCCCTGGATCTCCCGACCCAAACCGTATCCCTTTCGGAACCGGAGCGGCTCCGGACGGCCCTCGACGACGTCTCCGTCGCACTCCACTGTGCGGGGCCGTTCGTCCACACGGCCCCGCCGATGGTTGGCGCGTGTCTGGACACGGGGACGCACTACCTGGACCTGACCGGGGAGGTGGACGTGTTCCAGATGCTGGCCGAACGCGACGCGGACGCTGAGGCTGCGGGCTGCATGCTGCTTCCCGGCATTGGGTTCGACGTGGTGCCGAGCGACTGCCTGTCTCAGTTCGTAGCGGCACATACCCCTGACGCCGACATCCTTGAGGTGGCGCTGTACGCCGAGGGCACGGTGTCGCAAGGCACCCTCAAGACGCTTATTGAGCAGATGGGTCGGGGTGGGGTGGTGCGCCGGGAGGGGCGGCTCCACGACGTGCCGCCGGGATGGACCAGCCGGAACGTCGACTTCGGAGATCGTCGCCGTGGCGTTACCTCCATCCCCGAAGGCAGCGTCGTGACGAGCGGCGTCTCGACCGACGTGCCCAACGTCACGGCCTACATCGCCGTGCCGCTCCTCGTCCAGTCGCTGCTCCGGGCCAGCCAGCACGTGCAGGGGATTTTGACGTGGCCCCCCCTGAAGCGACTCCTGAAACGGCTCGTGGAGCAGGGCCGGGCCGGGCCGACCGCTGAGGAGCGCCAGCAAGGCCGCACCGTGGTGTGGGCGTCGGCACGAGATCCGGACGGAAACGCCACGACCGCCCGACTCCACGGGCCGGAGGCCTACACCTTCACGGCGCGGTCCGCAGTGGCGGCCCTCCGGCGCGTCCTCGACGGAACCGCTCCCTCCGGATATCAGACGCCGTCTACCGCCTTCGGGGCGGACTTTGCCCTCGCCGTGGACGAAACGTCACGACAGATCGTCGGGGGCCCGTCGGGGGCGTAG
- a CDS encoding M14 family zinc carboxypeptidase produces MSFALTSLIDEDPTFRVHGAVRSPIEAACAEHSDVATFHELGPSEDETMLYGAVVGTGPITVSLIAGNHADEPVGPETLRSFLINGLARRGDMESVLRRFQFVIVPHTNPDGEARNRAWMEAWPDLEAYLKEVVRENPGRDMEYGFPDMRPENTHVSAFLREHGPFDLHASLHGMSAGEGAMLLINRPWTFRTQSLRDDFADAAAGAGLPLHDHNRKGEKGFFWIEPGFQTTPRGDAMRTYFRAQGDSAMAERFHDSSMEFVASLGGDPLSLVTELPLFLIRGKEEEGGHQPIRYLKLRERLPDIKARLDRGEDVDELLAPFDVRPVPLETAMQIQLRTLELGLRAVAPDSTS; encoded by the coding sequence ATGTCGTTTGCATTGACGAGCCTCATCGACGAAGATCCAACCTTCCGGGTGCACGGCGCGGTCCGCTCCCCCATCGAGGCGGCCTGTGCGGAGCACTCTGATGTCGCAACCTTTCATGAGTTGGGCCCGAGTGAAGACGAAACAATGCTCTACGGGGCGGTGGTGGGAACCGGGCCGATTACGGTAAGCCTCATTGCCGGCAACCACGCGGACGAACCCGTCGGCCCGGAAACCCTCCGGTCCTTTCTCATCAACGGACTGGCGCGGCGGGGCGACATGGAATCGGTGCTCCGGCGCTTCCAATTCGTGATTGTGCCCCACACGAATCCGGACGGAGAGGCGCGCAACCGGGCGTGGATGGAGGCGTGGCCGGACCTGGAGGCGTACCTGAAGGAGGTTGTTCGAGAAAACCCGGGGCGCGACATGGAGTACGGATTTCCGGATATGCGCCCCGAGAACACGCACGTCTCGGCCTTTTTGCGGGAGCACGGGCCGTTCGACCTCCACGCCAGCCTGCACGGGATGTCGGCGGGGGAGGGTGCGATGCTGCTCATCAACCGGCCCTGGACCTTCCGCACACAGTCGCTTCGCGACGACTTCGCGGACGCCGCCGCGGGAGCGGGGCTGCCCCTGCACGACCACAACCGGAAAGGGGAGAAGGGATTCTTCTGGATCGAGCCGGGCTTCCAGACCACCCCGCGTGGCGACGCCATGCGGACGTACTTTCGGGCCCAGGGCGATTCCGCAATGGCCGAGCGGTTCCACGACAGTTCGATGGAGTTTGTCGCGTCGCTGGGGGGCGACCCGCTCTCGCTCGTGACGGAGCTCCCCCTGTTTCTCATTCGTGGTAAAGAGGAGGAGGGCGGACACCAACCCATACGGTACCTCAAACTCCGGGAGCGTCTGCCGGACATCAAGGCGCGTCTCGATCGGGGAGAGGACGTGGACGAGTTGCTTGCACCGTTCGACGTCCGTCCCGTCCCGCTCGAGACGGCGATGCAGATTCAGCTTCGGACTCTGGAGCTGGGCCTTCGGGCCGTCGCGCCGGACTCCACATCGTGA